From one Paenibacillus sp. FSL K6-1330 genomic stretch:
- a CDS encoding Rrf2 family transcriptional regulator, with protein MKYSKATDYALHTMLFLTAATPQKPIGVQQLAERQSVSPTYLSKILTKLVKAGMIESITGVNGGYRLKRNWENISFLDIIHAIEGSASLFDCSFEHGPGCPIQKVVLSAEEKMEEQLRNQKMSDLVREHNIVI; from the coding sequence ATGAAGTACTCCAAGGCTACCGATTATGCCCTCCATACGATGCTATTTCTTACTGCGGCGACGCCCCAAAAACCAATAGGTGTACAGCAGTTGGCGGAGCGACAAAGTGTCTCTCCAACCTATTTGTCCAAAATACTGACCAAGTTGGTGAAGGCGGGCATGATTGAATCGATAACGGGGGTGAATGGCGGCTATCGACTCAAACGAAATTGGGAAAATATTTCGTTCCTAGATATTATTCATGCAATTGAAGGTTCGGCTTCCTTGTTCGATTGCAGTTTCGAACATGGACCAGGATGCCCGATTCAAAAGGTGGTGTTATCGGCAGAAGAGAAGATGGAAGAACAGTTGAGAAATCAGAAAATGTCGGATCTTGTGCGGGAACATAATATAGTCATATGA
- a CDS encoding ThuA domain-containing protein — MNMKAIALGQYEGAKYHPFTNIDHELQTIFEHMDMDVECTDDYAVLQEDKLEGYDLFISYADFSDLEIPEDQAQALISYVRNGGGLLVIHNGISLQQSKELEKLIGGRVTGHPEYTSLPVRYNQGSHPIVENLSDFTIDEEPFRFELSPHESAVILAEYVHDGQRWPAAWAHTYGSGRVVYLMPGHHLPSFQVESVRKLIRNSGMWAARGRVE; from the coding sequence ATGAATATGAAAGCAATTGCGCTTGGACAATACGAGGGAGCGAAATATCATCCTTTTACGAATATTGATCACGAATTACAAACCATATTTGAACATATGGACATGGACGTTGAATGTACGGATGATTACGCCGTGCTTCAGGAGGATAAGCTGGAGGGCTATGATCTGTTTATATCGTACGCGGATTTTTCGGATCTGGAGATACCCGAAGATCAGGCACAAGCGCTCATATCCTATGTGAGAAACGGCGGAGGACTGCTAGTTATCCACAACGGTATCTCGCTGCAGCAAAGCAAAGAGCTGGAAAAGTTAATCGGCGGCAGGGTTACGGGACATCCGGAATATACGTCACTGCCAGTTCGATATAATCAAGGGAGTCACCCTATTGTGGAGAACTTAAGCGATTTTACGATAGATGAAGAACCGTTTCGGTTCGAGCTGAGTCCGCATGAATCGGCGGTTATACTTGCCGAATATGTGCATGATGGCCAGCGGTGGCCTGCTGCGTGGGCACACACATATGGCTCTGGCCGCGTGGTATATCTGATGCCGGGGCATCATCTTCCATCTTTCCAGGTAGAATCCGTGCGTAAGCTGATTCGGAATAGCGGAATGTGGGCTGCACGGGGGAGAGTAGAGTAG
- a CDS encoding DinB family protein, with protein MDVFESQYELIQRTRESLFSYCETMSPTDYVKEVETLGGVSIRSLHAHVADCYRVWLGSRALGQSLPKIKPEFVDNVQEMREVFKKTDALVHEFLNEFKNKWDPTIPASWQSSSVELTELWLFTHTITHEFHHRGQIVKMGRQLGYIPPKMNLVKP; from the coding sequence ATGGATGTATTCGAAAGCCAGTATGAATTGATCCAACGTACAAGGGAATCATTATTTAGTTATTGCGAAACTATGTCCCCCACAGATTATGTTAAAGAAGTTGAAACCTTAGGCGGAGTTTCTATTCGCAGTCTGCATGCTCATGTAGCCGATTGTTATAGGGTATGGTTGGGGAGTCGTGCCCTTGGTCAATCACTTCCCAAAATAAAACCAGAATTCGTTGACAATGTACAGGAAATGCGTGAAGTTTTTAAGAAAACGGATGCCCTGGTTCATGAATTTCTGAATGAATTTAAAAACAAATGGGACCCTACCATTCCAGCATCCTGGCAGAGTAGCAGCGTAGAGTTAACCGAATTATGGCTTTTTACGCACACCATCACCCACGAATTTCATCATAGGGGGCAAATTGTAAAAATGGGCAGGCAACTCGGGTATATCCCGCCGAAAATGAACCTCGTTAAACCTTAG
- a CDS encoding MDR family MFS transporter — MQAATLEAQHNAVQKYKVIPIMVSLLLSGFIGMFNETALNVVLSDLINQFHITAATAQWLTTGYLLTLGILVPISGLFLQWFSTRQLFTASLLLALLGTAVATVSPGFELLMIARVIQAAGVAVILPLMFHTVLVIVPPERRGTTYGLIGLVLVVAPAVGPTLSGLLMEQLSWNWIFGLTLPVLAFSLLFGMRYMQNISTITKPKIDSYSLILSTLGFGGIVFAFSSAGEGEGGFGAPKVVIPMIVGILAILIFAVRQLRTKQPMMDLRAFKQPMFTVGTVMLMIAVMVMMAAMIMLPLYLIRGLGLNAFSAGLVLLTGGIVNAITQPIMGRIFDKFGPRWVVPAGMALISVVLWFLSGITTTTTITQIIVLHTFLMIGISMVWMPSQANGLNQLPPSLYPHGSAIMNTVQQVAGAIGIAVAVSIMSVGMSSFLKQTADQADPANAALALTEGIQHVFDIAVVVAIAGFIFSLFMKRVHILEQK, encoded by the coding sequence ATGCAAGCAGCGACGCTAGAAGCACAGCATAATGCGGTGCAAAAATATAAAGTTATTCCAATCATGGTTTCCTTACTATTAAGCGGATTTATTGGGATGTTTAACGAGACAGCTTTAAACGTAGTGCTCAGCGATTTAATCAACCAGTTTCATATCACCGCCGCAACGGCCCAATGGCTGACAACAGGTTACTTACTGACCCTCGGCATATTGGTTCCGATATCCGGGTTGTTTCTCCAATGGTTTTCAACCAGACAATTGTTCACGGCTTCGCTCTTATTGGCTTTACTCGGCACAGCGGTGGCGACCGTTTCCCCAGGATTTGAGTTGCTCATGATTGCACGGGTCATTCAAGCTGCGGGCGTAGCAGTCATCCTGCCGCTGATGTTTCACACAGTGCTTGTCATTGTTCCACCTGAGAGGCGGGGGACGACCTACGGGCTGATCGGGCTTGTCCTTGTGGTTGCGCCTGCTGTCGGCCCTACCCTTTCCGGTCTGTTGATGGAGCAGCTTAGCTGGAACTGGATTTTCGGATTGACCCTTCCCGTTTTGGCGTTTTCTCTTCTGTTTGGAATGCGATATATGCAAAATATATCGACGATTACCAAGCCGAAAATAGATAGCTATTCGCTTATCTTATCCACGCTTGGCTTCGGCGGAATTGTATTTGCTTTTAGCAGTGCAGGGGAAGGAGAAGGAGGATTTGGAGCGCCCAAGGTCGTGATTCCGATGATTGTCGGCATATTGGCGATTTTGATATTTGCGGTACGGCAATTGCGAACGAAGCAGCCGATGATGGATTTGAGGGCATTCAAACAGCCTATGTTTACGGTTGGCACTGTTATGCTTATGATTGCCGTAATGGTGATGATGGCAGCCATGATTATGTTGCCCTTGTATTTGATCAGAGGCCTCGGCCTTAACGCTTTTTCGGCCGGACTTGTTTTGTTGACCGGGGGGATTGTGAACGCGATCACGCAACCGATTATGGGCAGAATATTCGATAAATTTGGGCCGAGATGGGTTGTTCCCGCGGGTATGGCCTTGATATCCGTCGTTCTCTGGTTTCTCTCAGGAATTACGACAACGACGACAATAACCCAAATCATTGTGCTTCACACCTTTTTGATGATCGGGATCTCCATGGTCTGGATGCCTTCGCAGGCGAATGGACTGAACCAATTGCCTCCTTCACTTTACCCGCACGGTAGCGCAATTATGAATACGGTCCAGCAGGTAGCGGGTGCGATCGGCATAGCGGTTGCGGTAAGTATCATGTCTGTGGGCATGAGCAGCTTTCTGAAGCAAACGGCAGACCAGGCGGACCCTGCTAACGCCGCGCTTGCTTTGACAGAAGGGATACAACATGTTTTTGATATTGCTGTTGTCGTTGCGATTGCAGGTTTCATCTTTTCTCTTTTCATGAAGCGTGTTCACATATTGGAGCAGAAATAA
- a CDS encoding ribonucleotide-diphosphate reductase subunit beta: MQMQKIFNTEAPNRSTRVIEGECSGILNWNDIRMPHMYKLYKVLLLNHWIADEIPMSKDAQQFPRLDPEEQRTFKINISLLAVLDSMQTMFVSDVKRYFTDSSLEAISAIIGQQEVVHNQSYSYVLSSIVSEQEQKDIFEYWKHDPVLLERNQFISNIYQNFRDNPSPQSFFEAMVADLILEGIFFYSTFAFFYNLARDQKMMATSQMISYIQRDENQHCYFFAEVFKQLLKDFPELNSKENIDYLYRTIDRAVELETNWAHYTLSNVRGIDLNELGDYIKYIANRRITMMGLEKAYEGVDVNCMPWIKPFSDEALNATKTDFFEAKSRNYGKVGDDNGFDDL, encoded by the coding sequence ATGCAAATGCAAAAGATATTTAATACCGAAGCACCCAACCGCTCCACTCGCGTCATTGAAGGTGAATGCTCCGGGATCTTGAACTGGAACGACATTCGGATGCCTCATATGTATAAGCTGTACAAAGTCCTGCTGCTGAACCACTGGATCGCGGACGAGATTCCGATGTCCAAGGATGCGCAGCAGTTCCCGCGCCTGGACCCTGAAGAGCAGCGTACCTTCAAGATCAACATCTCCCTGCTCGCTGTTCTGGATTCCATGCAGACGATGTTTGTCAGCGACGTGAAGCGTTACTTCACTGATTCGTCACTCGAAGCCATCTCCGCTATCATCGGTCAGCAAGAGGTGGTTCACAACCAATCCTATTCCTACGTGCTATCCTCCATCGTATCGGAGCAAGAGCAGAAGGACATCTTCGAATACTGGAAGCATGACCCGGTACTTCTGGAACGCAACCAGTTCATCTCGAACATTTACCAGAACTTCCGTGACAATCCGTCGCCGCAATCCTTCTTCGAAGCGATGGTCGCGGACCTGATCCTGGAAGGCATCTTCTTCTACAGTACATTTGCCTTCTTCTACAACCTCGCTCGTGACCAGAAGATGATGGCAACCAGCCAGATGATCTCCTATATTCAGCGTGATGAGAACCAGCACTGCTACTTCTTCGCCGAAGTGTTCAAGCAGCTGCTCAAGGATTTCCCTGAGCTGAACTCCAAAGAGAACATCGACTACCTGTACCGCACCATTGACCGTGCCGTCGAGCTCGAAACCAACTGGGCCCACTACACGCTCAGCAATGTGCGCGGCATCGATCTGAACGAATTGGGCGATTACATCAAGTACATCGCGAACCGTCGCATCACCATGATGGGTCTGGAAAAAGCTTACGAAGGTGTGGACGTTAACTGCATGCCATGGATCAAGCCTTTCTCCGATGAAGCCCTTAACGCGACGAAGACCGACTTCTTCGAAGCTAAATCCCGTAACTACGGCAAAGTTGGCGACGACAACGGTTTTGACGATCTATAA
- a CDS encoding ribonucleoside-diphosphate reductase subunit alpha, which produces MPQLVVKPNNRQLAFDEIRLSVYADRTLKGLDMLDKERLLRGVNAKLRGEQVTGEEISNAFTMSALELVTKEEPDWKFAAARSFLTSLYKKAATNRRYKAYPEEPYGAFYPLITELVQKGIYREDLLTSYTKEQIEELGECIDPSRDLLFDYIGLLTLAERYLANDFDGRVMELPQERYMVIAMFLMHNEPADKRLDLVKEAYWAMSNLYMTAATPTMSNAGKKVAGQLSSCFIDTVDDSLEGIFDSNTDIARLSKMGGGIGVYLGKVRARGSDIRGHKNTSSGVIPWIRQLNNTAVSVDQLGTRKGAIAVYLDVFHKDILSFLDLKLNNGDERMRAHDVFHGVCLPDLFMEAVEAREEWSLFCPHEVKKIMGWKDENGRPLGLEDFYDQGQGEGEFRQKYAEAVASPLLPRITVQAIDIMKRIMKSQLETGTPYMFYRDTVNRANPNSAHGMIYSSNLCTEIMQNQSPTVVEQEELVTKDGQTRIVISKIPGDFVVCNLNSIHLARAVPAGVLERLVPIQVRMLDNVIDINNIEVLQAQYTNSQYRAVGLGTFGLHHLLALEGIRWESDEAVAYNDNLYEHINYLLVKSSMELAKEKGHYPKFKGSDWESGEYFTFRGYTDGEHEGKFVTTEQWRELQQEVQESGVRNAWLFAIAPNGSTSIIAGSTASIDPLYELLSYEEKTTYKVANPAPDLSEKTIWYYKTAFLIDQHWSIKMAAARQRHVDQAQSFNLYVRPDIRASEFLELHLHAWKAGIKSTYYVRSRALTIEECESCAS; this is translated from the coding sequence ATGCCCCAGCTCGTAGTTAAACCGAACAACCGTCAGCTCGCCTTTGATGAAATTCGTCTCTCCGTCTATGCCGACCGGACTCTAAAAGGATTGGACATGCTCGATAAAGAGCGCCTGCTTCGCGGCGTCAATGCCAAATTGCGCGGTGAGCAAGTTACCGGCGAAGAAATCAGCAACGCCTTCACGATGTCCGCCCTTGAGCTTGTAACCAAAGAGGAGCCGGATTGGAAGTTTGCAGCTGCGCGTTCGTTTCTGACCTCTTTATATAAAAAAGCGGCCACCAACCGCCGATACAAAGCATACCCGGAAGAACCATACGGTGCCTTCTACCCGCTCATTACAGAGCTTGTACAGAAAGGCATTTATCGCGAGGATCTTCTGACCAGCTACACCAAAGAACAAATCGAAGAACTCGGCGAATGCATCGATCCAAGCCGCGACCTGCTGTTTGATTACATCGGGCTGTTGACACTGGCTGAGCGTTACCTGGCAAACGACTTTGACGGTCGCGTCATGGAACTTCCGCAAGAACGGTACATGGTCATCGCGATGTTCCTCATGCACAACGAGCCAGCTGACAAGCGTCTTGACCTTGTCAAAGAAGCCTACTGGGCCATGAGTAACCTGTATATGACGGCCGCTACGCCGACCATGTCTAACGCAGGTAAAAAAGTAGCCGGCCAGCTTTCCAGCTGCTTCATCGATACCGTGGACGACTCCCTGGAAGGAATCTTCGATTCCAATACGGATATCGCCCGTCTCAGCAAAATGGGCGGCGGCATCGGGGTGTACCTCGGTAAAGTCCGTGCACGCGGCTCTGACATCCGCGGTCACAAGAACACCAGCTCCGGCGTTATCCCTTGGATTCGCCAGTTGAACAACACCGCTGTTAGCGTTGACCAATTGGGAACTCGTAAAGGTGCTATCGCGGTTTACCTGGATGTGTTCCACAAAGACATTCTGTCCTTCCTGGATCTGAAGCTGAACAATGGTGACGAGCGCATGAGAGCACATGACGTGTTCCACGGCGTATGTCTGCCTGACCTGTTCATGGAAGCTGTAGAAGCACGTGAAGAGTGGAGCCTGTTCTGTCCGCATGAAGTGAAGAAAATCATGGGCTGGAAAGACGAGAACGGCCGTCCGCTGGGCCTGGAAGACTTCTATGATCAAGGACAAGGCGAAGGCGAATTCCGTCAAAAGTATGCTGAAGCCGTGGCGAGCCCGCTGCTGCCGCGCATTACGGTACAAGCTATCGACATTATGAAGCGCATCATGAAATCCCAGCTTGAAACGGGTACACCGTACATGTTCTACCGCGACACGGTCAACCGTGCGAACCCGAACTCTGCGCATGGCATGATCTACTCTTCCAACCTGTGCACGGAGATCATGCAGAACCAATCTCCGACAGTTGTTGAGCAGGAGGAGCTGGTTACGAAAGACGGCCAAACCCGGATCGTAATTTCCAAAATCCCTGGCGATTTCGTTGTCTGCAACCTGAACTCCATCCACTTGGCTCGTGCTGTACCTGCTGGTGTGCTGGAGCGTCTCGTTCCGATCCAGGTTCGCATGCTGGATAACGTTATCGACATTAACAATATTGAAGTTCTGCAAGCTCAATATACCAACAGCCAATACCGTGCGGTCGGTCTCGGCACCTTCGGTCTGCATCACTTGCTGGCGCTGGAAGGTATCCGCTGGGAATCCGACGAAGCCGTTGCATATAACGACAATCTGTATGAGCACATCAACTACCTGCTCGTTAAATCCAGCATGGAGTTGGCCAAGGAAAAAGGCCACTATCCGAAATTCAAAGGCTCCGACTGGGAGAGCGGCGAGTACTTCACGTTCCGCGGTTACACCGACGGCGAGCATGAAGGCAAGTTCGTAACCACCGAACAATGGCGCGAATTGCAGCAAGAAGTACAAGAAAGCGGGGTCCGTAACGCATGGCTGTTTGCCATCGCGCCGAACGGCTCCACATCGATCATCGCGGGTTCCACAGCGAGCATCGATCCATTGTACGAACTTCTGTCTTATGAAGAAAAAACCACTTACAAAGTGGCTAACCCGGCTCCGGATCTGTCCGAAAAAACGATCTGGTACTATAAAACGGCTTTCTTGATTGACCAGCATTGGTCCATCAAAATGGCTGCCGCCCGTCAGCGTCACGTTGACCAAGCGCAAAGCTTTAACCTGTACGTCCGCCCTGATATCCGGGCTTCGGAATTCCTGGAGCTGCACCTGCATGCCTGGAAAGCCGGCATCAAGTCCACTTATTATGTACGCAGCCGTGCGCTGACGATTGAAGAGTGCGAGTCGTGTGCAAGCTAA
- a CDS encoding MTH1187 family thiamine-binding protein, with protein MAIAEVTVIPIGTATTSLSSYVAEMQRILKQQDGISYELTSMSTIIEGELNMIWRAIEALHEAPFLSGAKRVSTSVKIDDRRDQVSSSKQKIQSVQEKLGG; from the coding sequence ATGGCTATAGCGGAGGTAACGGTGATTCCGATCGGAACCGCAACAACGAGCTTGAGTTCTTATGTTGCCGAGATGCAGCGTATATTGAAACAACAGGATGGAATATCCTATGAGCTAACTTCGATGAGCACCATCATCGAGGGAGAGCTTAACATGATCTGGCGGGCGATTGAGGCTTTGCATGAAGCGCCTTTTCTGTCCGGTGCGAAGCGTGTATCGACTTCCGTGAAGATCGACGACCGCAGGGATCAAGTCTCCTCGAGCAAACAGAAGATCCAGTCCGTGCAGGAGAAGTTAGGCGGGTAA
- a CDS encoding ATP-dependent DNA ligase gives MFIEPMLLATAPAPFSDSHYIFEPKIDGHRLLFSQQSGRIRLYTRHETECTQQYPELLVPFDDDILLDGEVACAGPDGVDFEEVMVRFKASKDQCIKQLTISSPVTFVVFDILQYKGQDLRKMPLLQRKEILAGIKMPNQQFGVIPFVEGAGEALFEQMVNRKLEGMVGKRKNSLYVSSRSPAWQKVINWSYTNVILTGYRKNEFGLLAAVQNESGGLRSAGIVEYVTKATRKEFYSKSQFLVTGEDKKFVYLNPMIQGRVKYRNWFKSGMLRTPVLTELNY, from the coding sequence ATGTTTATTGAACCGATGCTACTCGCAACAGCGCCAGCTCCTTTCTCAGATTCGCACTATATATTCGAACCAAAGATTGACGGGCACAGGCTCCTGTTTTCCCAACAGTCCGGCCGGATCCGGCTTTATACTCGTCATGAGACGGAATGTACACAACAATACCCTGAACTCTTGGTTCCGTTTGATGATGACATCCTTCTGGATGGTGAAGTAGCATGTGCCGGTCCCGACGGCGTGGACTTTGAGGAAGTTATGGTCCGGTTTAAAGCAAGTAAGGACCAATGCATCAAGCAGCTGACCATATCTTCTCCAGTTACGTTTGTTGTGTTCGACATATTGCAATACAAAGGGCAAGACCTTCGGAAGATGCCACTGCTGCAGCGCAAAGAGATCCTTGCCGGCATAAAAATGCCAAATCAGCAATTTGGCGTCATTCCCTTCGTGGAAGGCGCAGGCGAAGCTTTATTTGAACAGATGGTGAACCGAAAACTTGAAGGGATGGTCGGCAAACGAAAGAATAGTCTATATGTAAGCAGCCGATCACCAGCCTGGCAGAAGGTTATTAATTGGTCGTATACTAACGTGATCCTAACCGGGTATCGAAAAAACGAATTCGGATTACTTGCCGCGGTTCAGAATGAGTCTGGTGGTCTTCGGTCGGCTGGGATTGTCGAATATGTTACAAAGGCAACCAGGAAAGAGTTTTATTCGAAGAGTCAATTCCTTGTCACAGGTGAGGATAAAAAATTCGTTTATTTGAATCCGATGATCCAGGGGCGGGTGAAATATAGAAACTGGTTCAAATCGGGGATGTTGCGAACGCCAGTATTAACGGAACTCAACTATTAA
- a CDS encoding DUF4183 domain-containing protein, which translates to MAAKRKYKCLKAKRKYKCTKRIKKTVFLKKLLCKRCISKWCLLNRRKQNLQALINQKALQAAIQEAKSKMKAELAKLCEMQKSLSQPGIQGISGPQGPQGPQGERGLDGSQGPQGPPGQQGPQGERGLDGSQGPQGPPGQQGPQGERGLDGSQGPQGPPGQQGPQGERGLDGPQGPQGPQGPQGPPGEVVIPEVTVTTAINRYFYEPETDLDLTMSAMIPAGQFTNDMGAPVVEFLALGPNSFNNLYINGILQLSNSYDVNSLSLFFPAQSSTIYAGTPIVLETVELTANVIV; encoded by the coding sequence GTGGCAGCTAAACGAAAGTACAAATGTTTAAAGGCAAAAAGAAAATACAAATGTACCAAAAGAATTAAAAAAACAGTTTTTCTTAAGAAACTCCTTTGTAAAAGGTGCATATCAAAGTGGTGTTTATTAAATAGAAGAAAGCAAAATCTTCAAGCTCTAATTAACCAGAAAGCCTTACAAGCTGCAATACAGGAAGCTAAATCCAAAATGAAAGCTGAGTTAGCTAAATTGTGTGAAATGCAGAAATCCCTAAGCCAGCCAGGTATTCAAGGGATTTCAGGTCCGCAAGGCCCACAAGGACCACAAGGAGAAAGAGGGTTGGATGGATCACAAGGTCCTCAAGGACCGCCAGGGCAACAAGGACCACAAGGAGAAAGAGGGTTGGATGGATCACAAGGTCCTCAAGGACCGCCAGGGCAACAAGGACCACAAGGAGAAAGAGGGCTTGATGGATCACAAGGTCCTCAAGGACCGCCAGGGCAACAAGGACCACAAGGAGAAAGAGGGCTTGATGGACCACAAGGCCCACAAGGCCCACAAGGCCCACAAGGCCCTCCTGGAGAAGTAGTCATTCCTGAAGTTACTGTCACTACTGCAATTAACCGTTATTTTTATGAACCAGAAACAGATCTGGATCTAACTATGTCAGCTATGATTCCAGCCGGTCAATTCACGAACGATATGGGAGCCCCCGTGGTGGAATTCTTGGCCCTTGGCCCAAACAGCTTTAACAATCTTTATATAAATGGAATTCTTCAGCTCAGTAACTCGTACGATGTAAATTCGCTCAGCTTATTTTTTCCAGCCCAAAGTAGCACAATCTATGCAGGTACTCCGATCGTTTTAGAAACAGTAGAGTTAACGGCTAATGTTATTGTCTAG
- a CDS encoding DUF4183 domain-containing protein — MPIVPPYQNSRRFTSTVGAGTGTGATFAIAATAFINDVGTAATVFPSTFNYYNLYVNGIMQTADVSSVTTTTITIPGGDALDPGTPLVVQFVVS; from the coding sequence ATGCCAATAGTACCACCGTATCAAAACAGTAGAAGATTCACTTCTACAGTTGGTGCTGGAACGGGAACAGGAGCAACATTCGCAATTGCAGCCACAGCTTTTATCAATGATGTAGGAACAGCTGCCACGGTATTTCCGAGTACGTTCAACTATTACAACCTTTATGTGAATGGTATAATGCAAACGGCTGATGTTTCTTCTGTTACAACAACGACGATTACCATCCCTGGCGGAGATGCGTTAGATCCCGGAACACCTCTTGTAGTTCAATTCGTTGTCTCTTAA
- a CDS encoding cupin domain-containing protein: MYRYPCHPYQGYNPAHNYWNNQNWSDNLNFRYSSWNNNNWHRNDENMKLTDYGQRPLVLNIDQAAKQNNTYRTALWTGKHFQVTLMSINVGDDIGLEVHPTTDQFIRIEQGKGLVQMGDSKDNLDFQKMAYDDYAIMIPAGKWHNVTNMGNVPLKVYVIYAPPEHPYGTVQETKADAMSAR, encoded by the coding sequence ATGTACCGTTATCCATGCCACCCTTACCAAGGGTATAATCCTGCGCATAACTACTGGAATAACCAAAATTGGAGCGATAATTTGAATTTTCGTTATTCGAGTTGGAACAATAACAATTGGCATCGTAATGATGAGAATATGAAATTAACTGATTATGGACAAAGGCCTCTTGTGTTGAATATTGATCAAGCAGCTAAACAAAACAATACTTACCGAACCGCCTTATGGACAGGGAAGCACTTTCAAGTGACACTAATGAGTATTAATGTTGGAGATGACATTGGTTTAGAAGTTCATCCTACAACTGATCAATTCATACGAATTGAACAAGGTAAAGGACTTGTTCAAATGGGTGATAGTAAAGATAACTTGGATTTTCAAAAAATGGCCTATGATGACTATGCAATCATGATACCGGCTGGAAAATGGCACAATGTAACCAACATGGGGAATGTACCACTAAAAGTATACGTGATCTATGCTCCTCCAGAGCATCCATATGGCACGGTTCAAGAAACCAAAGCAGATGCCATGTCTGCTAGGTAA